GCCACTGCACCAACAGAAACTCTTCAATCGCGAATGTCCGGCCTGTGGCCAGCAACCCCTCGGCGAAGGGCTCGGCCGACAGATAGATGCCGAGCCCGGCATAGACGAACATCGCAATAGTAGCCGACCGACGCAGGTTCGGTTGCAGTTGCATCAACAGTTCCCCGACCCCTCCATCCAGTTCGGGTTCGACGACCTTCGCCTTCGAGGCCGCAATCATGTATGACACAAAGATCGCCAACAGGACGGCCGAGTCGAGCCATGAGAGGGTTCCCTTCAATGGAATCATAAAGCTATAGGTGGTGGCGAGCACAAGATGAAGGAGTTCGATGGAGCGAGATCGGTCAAGGACGACCTGTCGATGTCGGGTCTTGAGCCAGAATGTCACGACAACGGAGGCCCACCCAAGGCCGATCAGCAGGCGATTCGCGCCGGTCATGTTAGCGGTGGCGTAAGGAATGTAGGTCGGGTCCTTGCCGGCGGACCAGGCGAAGTAGATGTCTACCGCATATTCCGGCAGTACGGCGATCAGCGCGAGAAAGGCCAGCGCAAGCGCCTGCGGGATATCAGCTTGTGCGACCTCGGCCGCCCAGGACAGAATAAACGCCGCCCCAAAGATGGCCAAGCCGGCACCTACCACCTCCCACTGAGGTGGCAGGTGAACGCCGGAAAGTCGGATACCTATCCACTGCAAGGGCAAAAGGATGGCGATGGTCAACCGCAGCGTTGCATTCATCGCCGGGATCCCGATTGGCCTCCCAGACCCACCTTCCAGAGGCTCATCCGACTTCCTGGTCCCTCGCCATATCTCGCTTCCGCCGCTGCCGCCGATAATGATCGAGCTTGATCCATCTGAAGAGCGGCTCCCGATACAGGTAGAGCAAGAGGAGCGCCAAAGACAGGAAGATGACGAGGGCAATCAGACTGCCGTAGTGAGCGGTCCGGACCTGCCTCCCTTGTAAGGAGAGAAGCCAGGTGCCCGGAATACGGCCCACGGTACTGAGCAAGAAGAAGATGCCGAACGACAGGGGGCTGGCGCCAAGAATAAAGCAGAGGAAGTCCTTCGGGAAGCCGGGGAGGAGAAAGAGCAGGAAGGTAATCCACTTTCCCGTAGTTCGCGTGAGGAAGAAGAACATGTCGTAGGTCTCGGTTGTAACGAACCGGCGGGCAAAATGGTGTCCCAGCCAACGACCCAGACCGAAGGCAATACAGGAGCCGATAGTTAGGCCGATGGTGGAATAGATGAGACCCGTCAGCGTCCCGAAAAGATACCCACCGATGACACCCGTCGCCTCACCGGGGATCGGCGCAACCACGACCTGGAGGGCCTGGAGCCCGATAAACACGAGAGGTCCCCACGGTCCGAACTGTTTGACGTATCGGGCTAAAGCCTGTTCGTTGGTGTAGGGCTCGATCCACTCCCAGTACCCTCCCAGGTCGAGCCAATCGCCCCACAGGGCATAGGCGGACACCAAGCCGACCACGGCCACGAGGACCGTGGCAATCATCACGGTTTTCTTCATCGGCGAACGTTGCTCGAGCGACTTGGACCACACGGAACTAGTCGCGGCGTCCTGCAGGGAACGGCAGAACCAAGTCGGCCTGGGTCAGAACTTCCATCGCCTCGTCAAGCTGATCAGGCCGCGGGCATGGCTCAGCACAGAGCCCAGCCAATGAACGCGCTGAAATGAAACGACGACGTGGGGGGCTTGACTTGGAATGCTTAGGGTGCAGTATCGTCATGTCTTGCAGCTTTCTTACCTGTTAAGTCGCACTACTGTCAAGAAAAATCCTTCCAACCTGCCCGGCAGCAGACTGGCGCCGGCCTTTTCCCCTCAAAGCGGATGGGCCGGCCGCCTTGACATTGCGGGACCCGTGGCTTATCCTACTGTGCACGGCTGGGCCGAGCCGGCTTGAGCCGATGAGCGTACCACAGCAAAAACGTGCTGTTATCGGTCGACCTCTCTTGAGGCTGGTCGAAAAGGAGGTAGCATTTGTGCCGATTTACGAGTACGAGTGCGAGGTGTGTCAGCATAGGTTCGAGGTAATCCAAAAGGTCTCGGACAGACCGATCAAAAAGTGCGTGTTGTGCCAGGGAAAAGTCTACAAGGTACTCTCCGCCCCAGGCTTACTCTTTAAGGGGTCGGGGTGGTATGTGACCGATTACGCCAACCCCGAGCGGAAAAAGGCGGTGGAGGCGGAGAAAAAAGCCGCCTCGTCCGATAGTGGAGGCACGAAGGCCGAGAGCAAGGAGTCGAAGAAGCGCGGGACCCATTAACTTGAACCAGAACAGCCCGGCCTTGGTTCGTTCGTCCTGGCGCGTGACATTACATAGCATCGATAAACTCCAATGAAGGCACGGACGCGAGTTGCCCCTCCGCCTCCAACAACGTGAAAAACAGGTGAAGCCCCTGAAGATGCCGTGGAGTCAGGTCGAAGGAGAGACGCTCCTTCAGGTAGATCGCGCAGGTGTCCCGGTCCAGTTCAACCCGTTGGCAGACCGCCTCGCAGATCTCGTCAAGCCGAGCGAGGCTGTAGCGCTTGGAACTGAGCAGGGCGCGATAAAGTCGATGGGTTTCCTCCCGATGATCGCGATAAAAGTCCCGGCGGACCGCCCAGACGGCAAAGACAAACGGCAGACCCGTCAATTCCTTCCACCCCTGGCCAAGATCAAGAGTGAAGGGGAATTGCCCTTTCGCCCGAAGCGCCGGATCCCCGATCATCAAGACCCCAGCGACATCCTCCTGGGGCAAGTCGGTCGTCTCTGCCTCGACAGGTAGAAACCGAGGTCTCACCCCGAATATCTTCGCGAGCAGGAGCTTCACCAGAAAGACCGATGTAAGGGAATCCCTGCTCAGGCGGACCGGCTTCCCGTCGAGGTCGCCCGGCTTCACCCGACTTAAGAATAGGACACTTTCGGCCGGGCCATCCGAGCCGATCGCCAGGTTCGGGAGGATCAGATATCTGTCCGAATGATGCGCATACTCGATGGCGGAGATGACCGACAGATCGAGTTCCCCCGCCCGCAGCATACGGTTCAACTCGGCAGGCGTCCCGTCAACGATCCGGCATTCTGCCGGAATTGCGCCCTGCTCGATCCCGTAATAGACCGGCTCACAATTGATGTAGGCTACCCTGCCTAATGTGACTGTCGGTTGCACCCTGTTACACCCTCGCGTTGATACAGCATCTTACCTTCCACCATGCTCAAAACGACCGAGTCATCCGAGGCCTGGCTAAGGAGTGATCCATACGGGTCGGCATCGTCGAGGTGATCAATGGCCAGGGCAATGAGGTCCGCGCGCTTACCTGGCGCAAGCGACCCGATGGCCTCGGCCATCCCGAGTGCCGCGGCCCCGCCAAGCGTGGCCATAGTCACGAACTGCTGCGCTGTGACCGCCCCGCCATAGAGTCGGTGCGCAAAACGCATCTCGTCCCAGAGGCTCAGCGTGTCGTTGCTGGCCAGTGAATC
The Candidatus Methylomirabilis sp. DNA segment above includes these coding regions:
- a CDS encoding TVP38/TMEM64 family protein produces the protein MKKTVMIATVLVAVVGLVSAYALWGDWLDLGGYWEWIEPYTNEQALARYVKQFGPWGPLVFIGLQALQVVVAPIPGEATGVIGGYLFGTLTGLIYSTIGLTIGSCIAFGLGRWLGHHFARRFVTTETYDMFFFLTRTTGKWITFLLFLLPGFPKDFLCFILGASPLSFGIFFLLSTVGRIPGTWLLSLQGRQVRTAHYGSLIALVIFLSLALLLLYLYREPLFRWIKLDHYRRQRRKRDMARDQEVG
- a CDS encoding FmdB family zinc ribbon protein, with the protein product MPIYEYECEVCQHRFEVIQKVSDRPIKKCVLCQGKVYKVLSAPGLLFKGSGWYVTDYANPERKKAVEAEKKAASSDSGGTKAESKESKKRGTH
- a CDS encoding menaquinone biosynthesis protein — protein: MQPTVTLGRVAYINCEPVYYGIEQGAIPAECRIVDGTPAELNRMLRAGELDLSVISAIEYAHHSDRYLILPNLAIGSDGPAESVLFLSRVKPGDLDGKPVRLSRDSLTSVFLVKLLLAKIFGVRPRFLPVEAETTDLPQEDVAGVLMIGDPALRAKGQFPFTLDLGQGWKELTGLPFVFAVWAVRRDFYRDHREETHRLYRALLSSKRYSLARLDEICEAVCQRVELDRDTCAIYLKERLSFDLTPRHLQGLHLFFTLLEAEGQLASVPSLEFIDAM
- a CDS encoding sodium:calcium antiporter, producing MNATLRLTIAILLPLQWIGIRLSGVHLPPQWEVVGAGLAIFGAAFILSWAAEVAQADIPQALALAFLALIAVLPEYAVDIYFAWSAGKDPTYIPYATANMTGANRLLIGLGWASVVVTFWLKTRHRQVVLDRSRSIELLHLVLATTYSFMIPLKGTLSWLDSAVLLAIFVSYMIAASKAKVVEPELDGGVGELLMQLQPNLRRSATIAMFVYAGLGIYLSAEPFAEGLLATGRTFAIEEFLLVQWLAPLASESPEFIVAIVFALRGHPGVSIGTLVSSKVNQWTLLIGTLPLAYNLSAGHLGPMHLDARQIEEIFLTAAQSLFAVAVLANLSFSLAEAGLIFGLFATQLFFTDPFFRHLYAIAYILLAVVWLIVSRSSRQGLAAMVVERWAGKGMATSHQK